In Halorussus caseinilyticus, the genomic stretch CGCCGGAACCCGCTGGATGACCGTCGGCAACGGCGGCCTCTCACTCTGCCACTGCAAAAGCGGAAATCCGCTCTACCTCAGAATTTCTTGCCCTGACAAGGAAACATGGCGGACTGAAGTAGAGGGGTTCCCGTCACCGACTCACGGCCTTGGCACTGCGTTTAGTCTGTATCTCGATTCGGACACCCGTTACCTCGTCGGTGGTCAACTGCTACCTTAGACCTAAACGCGTCTGAATTGGACAAGATACTAGAGAGTGACCTGATACCCATCGATTTCAACGATGAGCGATACTGGAGTAATGAGGTTGCCGCGTCAGACCTACGTTAGGGTCCGGGATGACCGTCTCCAGTTGGTGTGATACCATATTCGAAAAGGCGATGGGTCAGGAGGGTCGCGGTAAAGACTGCGCCGAGTGCTTTCGGGTGGTTGCGTCCGAGGGTGGTGAGTTTCTCTTTCATTGCAGGTGGAGTGTGTCGGTCGATTGTAATACTTTTAATGGTACGATTCTGGAATTTGTCAATAGGTACCGATTCCGGAGGAACGGACTACGATGTAGTCTCAATCCCGGTTAACGCCGTAGAAGTCTTCGACGGCGGCTTCAATGTCGGCGGCTATCGCGTCGAGACGGTCGGGTTCCAGACGTACCCGAGTAGGGTGGAGGCTCGGACGCGGCACGGACGGTCTTCGGCGCGTACGCTCGGGCAAGTAAGCGTCGAACTCGCCACTAACGCGGACGTATTCCCGAGCGACCGGACGGCCGGAGATGAGGCAGAGTCGCTTCTGGCGATGCGTTCGGACCTCGGGTATATCGGACACGATTCCGAGGGCGGGACAGACAGGTCAACCCGGCTAACCAACACATCGTTATCCGAGAACTGGATTGTTGGTTAGCGGCCGGACTCCCCGAACGTCTTGCTTCGACGCCGACCGGGACGCCCGTCGGTTTCGGTCGGAATACGGCCGGACCCGTAGTTAACCAACACGTCGCTATCCGGGAGTCGGGTTGTTGGTTAGCGACTCGAACGCCCGAGCGCCCCAAACGTACAGGTGGAATCGTGGCTAGCCAACGCGAGCGAACGAGCGACGGCTATCGTTGGTTAGCGGCCGTCGTGTCGTCGCTCCCGGCCGCGAAGAGGGGTCGGCGACGGTAGCAAGTTGTGCTAACCACTGGTTGCTCGGCGGCGGTGTGTCTCGCCCCCGGTTGTCCGCCGGTTTAAGTACTATTGCGGTGGTCTGAAAGTCCGGTTTTCTAGGGGTAGCGGCGCTATAGCTTGCGTATTGCTTCCAGTAGTTTTAAGTTACATCCGTGTCTACGAATAGATAGGAAAGCCGAGGCTCATCGGGCGTTCTCTACTTTTGTGGAGAACGGTCACGGGTGTTCCAGCACCCGCGAACCACGGCTTCCTGAATCAGGTGTGAAAGCCAATGTACGCTACGAACGCAGTCTGTGAAAAGTGTAACGCTCGTAAAGCAAGTGCGGCCCGGACGGAGGGGGTGTAAGGATGGGGTGTCGCAAGTGTGGTTGTCGCACGCCGAACCGTCTCTGTCGAGACTGTGAACTCATGGAGCGCGCGGAAGAGGCCGCGCGCCGAGAGTCCGACCGAGAGCTATTCCCCGCCGACTGTCCCGAGTGTGGCGGCCCAACCAGTGGCGAAGGCGTCGTCTGCGCGGGGTGTCGCTAGATGGCGTCGAACACGCACGAGACCGACGCCGAGACCGAGACCGACAGTGAGGTGGTGCGCGTCGAGGCGGCCGTCGAACAAGTCTTGAACGGCTTGCAGGTCGGACTTCCCGGCGCAACCACAACCTGCGCCTACTGCGGACGACAGCTGCACGACGGCGACTGTATAACCGTCTACGCCTACCGGAAAGCCGGACACCACCACTGGAACTGCCCCAGAGTGTACTGTCGCAGCTGTCGGAACAGCGACGACGGCGTACCGACGCCCACCCTCGGCACCACCGAGATTCTCGCCACCGCCTTCCTCGGCATCATGCAGGTCGCCGCCGCACAAACCACACGGTTAGCGTTAACGGACGTAGAGGTGCAGAGCTACAGTCACCCAAGCGACGGAAGCGAAGGATAACTACTTCCGGAGGTAATTTTTACCTACTATTATTATTTTATTCATTTAATCAAAGCTCGGTGGATAGTTGGCAAGTGAAGATAATCCTTATACGGCATTAGGAGCGATGTAAGCTTACAGATGGGCAAGATGCTTCCAATTCGCTGGTACGGCGGTAAATACTCACACTTAGATTTCATTCTACCACAGCTCCCTCAAACACACCAGTACATCGAACCATTTGGTGGAAGTGCCGCGGTTCTGTTGAATCGTGACCCCAGTCCTGTGGAAACATATAACGACATTGATGGAGATGTTGTCAATTTCTTTAAAGTTCTGCGAGAGAATCGGGACGAACTGCTGGAGAAAATCTCACTTACACCATTTTCCAGAGAAGAACTCGCTGAAGCGGTCGAAAAAAAGCAAAACGATGATTTGAGCGAGCTTGAACGGGCTCGCCTGTTTTTTGTCCGAGCGGGACAAACACGAAGTGGTCTTGCACAAGAAGCGACCCCCGGACGATGGGCATACTGTAAGTCCACATCACGACGAAACATGTCGGGGGCGGTTAGCCGATACCATGGCCGTCTTGAACAATTGTACGACGTAGCAGACCGTTTACGACGTGTTCAAATAGAGAACAAGGACGCAGTTGAAGTAATTGAACGGCATGAGGATGAAGACGCTTTGTTCTACTGTGACCCTCCTTACCCTCATGAAGTACGTGGCGATACAAACAGCTATGGTCACGAGATGACAGACGAAGACCATCGTGAACTCGCTGAGACTCTTCGGAATTGTGAAGGTAAAGTCGCGGTCTCAGGGTACTGTTGTGACCTCTACGAAGAAATTTTTGAGGATTACGGGTGGAACCGAGTAGACGCGGAGTCGAAAACGATGCACACGACCAAGGATGAGCGACAGGAATCGCTCTGGTTGAATTACGAACCGCCAAATCGAAATGTTGAACCCGGCGTGGATGTCGATGAAATTGATAATCAGCAACAAACTCTTGTGGATGCTACTGACGAGTAACTCATAACCCCACTAGGATTTTTCCTATACATTCGGTTTTTCGCTTATATAGCTTTTTACCTGACTCTTAGACTCTTTTCTCGGTGTCTACATTGGCGGAAAGCGTTGACAATAGCGAAGCCAAGGAACTTCTAAACCAGGAATGGAATCGCGTTTTGAACAACGACCAAAACACATACGTTGAAGATGGTTTCGTACGGCAGAAAATCGGCGAGGTTCTAAACGCTTCCCAACTCACATATAAGTATATTCTCACGACGAATATACTTGCAAAGGCTGTTAATCCTCGAATTCATTACCGAGCAATGCAGGCACAGTGGGACCATCCCGGTGCATACAACGCTCGTTCACTCGGACATGACGTACTCGTAGAATGGGAGAAAGACCATGGTGAGCGCCTTGGTGGTTCAAATGAACCGTTTCTGAATAAACCTGCTCGGTACCCCAATTTCTCGATGGAGAATCCCCATCGGTCCGAGAAGGCACATAGTCGTCTCTACGAGCTTCTGGAACAACTCCAAGAGAAGACTGAATCCGGCGAAATTGAACCGGTAGATATTCTTCGCCAGACCTTATCCGAAATAGAGGAACTAGAATCTCAAACCGTTGATTTTGTTTCACCATCGGATGTCCCGTACCAGTCTCTCCGAAATCAGGTAGAGAAATATATTCGTAAATCTGGAGGTGGAGAGCGTCTTGCGTCAATCACAGCAGGCGTGATGAAAGCGTACTATTCTCATACAGATGGGGAAGATTGGACTATTGAGGCAGAACATCCAAATGTTCCAGACGAATTCAGTAATGCGGCCGGTGACGTAGAAATAAAGCGTGGGGGTGACGTTGTACGGGCGATAGAGGTTAAAGACAAACATAGCGAGCGAAGTGATATTCAACATGCAATTACGAAAGCCCGTGAAAATGAACTCGGAGAGTACCTCTACGTCGTCGGTAGCGGTTGGCGGAATAAAACCGAAAAAGAGAGAGCCCAAGAAGAGATTGAAAACGCTCCTATCGAATTAATTCTCATCTATCCGGATGAGTTACTCAACCTTCTGAAATTCATTACGGATGCTGGACGAAAGCAATTCGTGGAAGCTGTCGGTGAGTATCTAAACAAGATGCGCGCGAGCGAGGAAAACAAACAAAACTGGAAGGAGTTAGTGACTGAGTTAGGAGATAGCTAGCATTTTTGCTATACATAGCAATTTTGCGTTATAAAGTAAAAATAGCAAAGATGGGTACATCATCCCGTGTCGTTAATCGGCGAGACGAAAATGGAAATCCTACGTCGGCTTGCAGAAGCACCTAGCTACGGTTATCAACTCCACAAAGATGTTGGTGTATCAACACCAACCATCTACCGTCATCTTAATGACTTAGAAGACGCAGGAATGGTCAAATCAACGCCAATAGAAGATGATAGCCGAGACAAGACGGAGTATCACATCACTGACGAAGGCCAACAGCTATTAGAACTATTAGGAGACTAACTCTTTTCTGATTTATCGGCGTTCTACTAAGCGAAAACACGTCGCTCTACTTCTCGCCCTCTAGTTCGGTCGCGTCGAGTTCGCCAGCCAGATACGCACGACCTTTCTCGGAGATGGCGTAGTAGCCTTCTTTGTCACGTACCTTCTCTACAAGTCCGTTCTGCTGTAGCTTCTTCAACCGTCGCAGAATTGTCGAGTAGGACACATCAATTCCTTCTCGCTCAAGGTTAATTTCTAATCCCGTCGGCGGAAGGGCTACATCGTGTTCGTGGAGATATTCCAAGATAGAATCGTCGTTTCCGGTCATCCACGAAACACGCGGGCGCATCTTATACTCGGCATTACCAAACAGAGTTTTAGTTACTCTGATACTCAGCATTTTGAGGGCATATGCAGCTATTTTGAAAGCATATACTGCCAACATTTATTACCTTGCTACGGTATATCCGTGGTTAGGAAGCAACTCGCGGACCTACAGCTACTGAATCCGGTCGCGGAAGGAAGCGGACCGATGGTAGGGACATCGGGTCCGCGAAACGCTTCCACCATCACAGCAGAAGCATGTACGCAATCAGAGCGCGGGGACTTGAATCTCCCGCACGGTTAGCGGCGCGTATCGCATTCAGAACCAACCCGTTCGCTGGAGGTGCCGAAGCGTGACGGCCGAGGCTCTGCCGTCGCTGGTGGACCTGCACGGGTTCCAACGGGACGTACTGTTCGCCGTTCGCGCGCTGGAACGCGGCGGCGACCCGCCGAGGGGCCTTCGGGTGAAACGCCGGTTGGAAGCGACGTATTACGAGGAGGTGCATCACGGCCGTCTGTACCAGAACCTCGACACGCTCGCCGACCAAAACCTCATCTCGAAGGGCGCGAAGGATGGCCGCGCGAACGAGTACGCGACGACCGACGCGGCGCGCACTATCCTCGACGCGCACGTCCGGGCGCGCGCCGAGCAAGCGGGCGTCGAACTCGCCAACAACGAACCCGACGCCTTCCCGAGCGACGAGACCGAGACCGAGACGCGAAGCCGCGGTGAACAGACGGAACTGGGCGACACCCCGGCAACGGAGGGCGAAGCGTAGTGACCGCCCGCGACGAGTTCGGGCCGGACCTCGACACCGCAATCCCGGAAACGTTCGACGTGTGCCCGGACTGTGGCACGCCGACGGTGAAATTGGGGAGTCACGACTGTCCGGCCGACGAGTCCTTGCAGGACCCGACGCGGGAGGAACGCGACCGGCGTATCGAGAACGACCCCTACTCGGACGACGAGACCGTGCTGGTGCGTGACCGGCCGCGGCCGTGGGCCTACGCCTATCACGAACGCGGTGACGACCGCCAAACGTTGTGTCCCGCCCACCAGAACTCCGAGTTCTACGAATGCCCGCGCTCGAAGGCGAAAGAACGCGGGTTCTCGCCGTGCCAGTTCTGCCGCCGCATCCGCGACGCCAACAGCGACGACGCCGACCGCGACCGGGACGGAAAGAGTTCCGACCGGGACGACGACGCCGAGAGTTCTGACCGAGAGCGCAACGACCGGGACGACGATGCCGACCGTGAGCGCGGGGTGGTTGCGTGTGAGTAGCGCGCGCCCGGCGCTTGCGGACGGCCGGTGTCCGGAATGCGGCCGCTCTATCACCGCGCTCTCGGCGACCGGCCCGGACGCCCATACCGCCGACCCCTGCGGTTGCACCGTCTAACAACCAACCAGACTCTCGAAACCAATGAGCGACAACATCGAAGACACGACTGACAGTACCGCCAACAAAGCACTCGACGCGACCATCGCGCCCGCCGCGACGAAAGCGGACAAGCAAGACATCGTGTACTACCTCGAACGCTTGTTCGTCGGGGCGTACCCACCCGGCACCACGCTCCAGTACTACGACTACGAACTCACCCACACCACGGAGGGCGTGTGGAGCGTTCAACACCGCGACGACGCCAACCCTATCGACGTGCTGAATCCCGACGCCTTCCGGAGCGCCACCGAACTACAGGCGTACCTCGACGCGCTCGCCGACTACGCGCCCGACGACCGCGACGACTGGTACGCCCACCGTGCGGGAGGTGACGGACAGTGAGCGCCGACGAGTTCGACCAGCCAATCGACGCGCTCGACCAGCAAGCACTCGCCCGCGAAGTCCGCCAACTCCGCGAGGAAGTCGAACAACTCCGCGCGAAGGTTGACGGGCAAGAAACAGAACTCGAACAACTTCGCGGCGACCTGCAACGCGAACGCCGTGAACGGAAGGACGCCGAGGAAGAACTCAGAAAAGAACGCACCCAACAGATTGCGAACGCGAAACTCTCCATCCACGACGACATCGAAGACCTCCACGACACGGTGGTCTCGGAGCAACAGACGCGAAGCCGTGCGGACGCCCGACTCAAGCATCGCGTGAACGAGGTTGCTGAAGCGGCCGACGTGGAAGTCACCGACGCCGACCTCATCGAGAAAGACCGTCTCGTCCGCCTCGTCCGGAACGGCCCGGAAGACGTGACGGACCGTATCTATCCGGTTCACGAACGCGCCCAAGCTCTACTTGAACACGCCGAGGATTGGGGGCGGGTCGTCTCGGACGCCAACGGCTACCGCGTCGTCTACACCGCCCCCGACGCACGACCGTTCTTGAACGCGTACTTCGGCCGGACGTTCAAGTCGAGCGAAATCAAGCGCATCTTCGAGAAAATCCGGGACCTCGCCGAAACCTCGCCCCGCACCGTCCGCAGGGACAAAACGCGGAAGGGTGAACACGTTCTGACGGTCGAAATCACCGCAGAGGACGGCATCCTCGCCGCCGACGGCTAGCCACGCTCCCCGACTCATAGGTGGTGTTAGCACAACCACCGCGGGCGGGGTGTCAGCGACACCCCGCCGTCCCTCGAAACACCGCTCTCACGACAACCACACTTGCACACACGGTCTAGCGGACTTGTACAAGCCGGTATGGGTAGTCGTGGATGTAGTTGGAAGTGTGGTCGTCGGTGGTCGTCTAGCGGACAGACGCGGACCTGATTCTGCTAACACCACCTGTTCGGCCGACGGCGGGGCCGAGTAGCGGTCGAGAAACGACCGAGATGTTGGCCGGATAGCGTCCCGTCGGTCGCTTCCGGCCGAGTAGCCGTCGAGGAACGACCGAAACGTTACAGACGTACCCGAGTAGGGTTGAAGCTCGCTGATAGCGGCCCCGCCGACTTTCTTCACGTTGGTTACAGACGTACCCGAGTAGGGTTGAAGCTGGACGCGCACGGTCCTCGACGCGCACCTTCGAGCAAGTGAACGTCGAACTTCTCACCAACTCGGACACCTTCCCGAGCGACGAAACCACCGGGGAGTGAATCGGAGTTGCTTCTGGCGACGAGTTCGAACCTCGGGTATATCGACCGAGACCCCGACTTGGACGGCAAGAGTCCGAGCATGCGTCGTCTCAGCCAACCCGACTAACCAACACATCGTTATCCGAGAACCGGTGTGTTGGTTAGCGGCCGGACTCCCCGAGTGTCTTGCTTCGACGCCGACCGGGACGCCCGTCGGTTTCGGTCGGAATACGGCCGGAACCGTCGTTAACCAACACGTCGCTATCCGGGAGTCGGGTTGTTGGTTAGCGACTCGAACGCCCGAGCATCTTTAGACGGCGTACGGGCGGAACCGCGGCGACCGAATACGGACGAACGAGGAACAGCCAGCGTTGGGGAGCGACCGACGTGTCGTCGTTCCCGGCCGCGAAGAGGGGTGGGTGACGGTCGTAGCGTGTGCTACCCACCGGTCGCTCTGGAGGCTAGTTCTCGCCCGCGGTTGTTCGCCCGTTTAAGTACTGGTATGGTGGTCTGAAAGTGTGGTTTTCTGGCGGTAGCGGCGCTATAAGTTGCGTACTGCTTCCAGTAGTTTTAAGTTACATCCGTGTCTACGGATAGACAGGAAAGCCGAGGCTCACCGAGCGTTCTCTACTTCTGTGGAGAACGGTCACGGGTGCGCCAACACCCGCGAACCACGGCTTTCCGTTGGACGGTGAAAGCCAATGTACGCTACGAACGCAGTTTGTGAAAAGCGTAACGTTCGCCAACTAGTTGCGGCCTGTTCGGAGGGGGTGTAACGATGGGGTGTCGCAAGTGTGGGTGTCGGACGCCGAAGCGTGTCTGTCGGGAGTGCGAGCGGATGGAGCGCGCCGAGGAAGCCGCGCGGAACGGTTCGCCGTGGGCGGTGTGTAAGGCTGAGTGCCCGGAGTGTGGCGGCCCGACCAGTGGCGAAGGCGTTGTCTGTGCGGGGTGTCGCTAGATGGCGTCTCGGACCGGCACGGACGCCGACGGCGACGTGGACGGCGCGGACGGTGAGGTGGTGCGCGTCGAGGCAACGGTCGAACAGGTGTTGAACGGCGTACGGGTCGGACTCGACGGTGCGAGCGGTGTCTGTGCCTACTGCGGCCGCGAGCTACACGACGGCGACTGTGTGACGGTGTACGCCTACCGGAAGGCCGGACACGATACGTGGAACTGTCCGAGAGTCTACTGCCGCGACTGTCGCAGTGGTGATGGTGTTTCCACGCCCACCCTCGGTACGACCGAGGTGACGGCGACCGCCTTCCTCGGCGTCATGCAGGTCGCCGCCCAAACCACACGGTTAGCGTTGACCAACGTCGAACTCGAAAGCTACAGTCGGCCGAGCGACGGAAGCGAGGGTGGGTAATTCCCAGAGCGTTTTTGGATTATAGCGGTCGCGTAGGCGGGTGAGGCGTTGAATTAGTTGCTCGGGTTTTCGAGGACTTCGCGGAGGGGAAGGCGTTCGATGTCTCGAATCTCGCCTTCGGACGCTATTGACCGGAATTTGTCTTCGTGGCGTCGTTCAGAACTGGCCGTAGAGTTCAGTCGGGTTATCCCACTTCACTGCGTCGTCGTTCACGTAGACACCGTTGCTGTCTTTTAATGCTGAATGGAGGCGGGCGGATTCTGACGCCGGTATCGCCAGTTCGAACCGTTTCATCGCTATCTTGGGGTCGTCGCTCCCGGTCCGGGCGTTGGCTTGGTTGTCGTGTTTGGTGACGCCTCGAAATTTGATTTCGTCTACGTCCTCTTTGTCGTATGCTGTCGGGACGTTTTCGTAGATAATCGCGTACGTCTGTTTCCGTAGGTATACAGCACGACAGTCTGCGATTGGCCCGCCAATTTTCCGTTCACCCTTCATCGGGTTGTCTTCGATAGCCTCGCACTGGGTGATGATTTCTTCCCCCAGTGACGAATCAGACTGTTGCCATCTTCGAATATCGTTTAGGAATCCCTGATAGCGTGTGATTTTCCAACTCATGTCTTGGATAGTGGTTACTTCGCTAGTGCTTCCCGAAGGTCGGCGTCACTCTCGGCACGACAACCGTCGCGTTCCGCGACGCGCTCGCGTTCGCTCTGCGGGATAACGACTTCATCACGGTAGTACTCGAAGTCCATCGATTCTGCCTCGTCCGTGTTTTGATAGAGCCACGTTTGTTTGCTGAACTTCGCGAGGTCCTCGGTGGACATCGTGTTCGTCTCGTTGTGGATGTGTTCGATAATTTCTTTCTTGCCGGGGGATAACTCGCCGCCGTCCTCGTGGTGTGAGTATTCGTACGTCGGACCGTCCGGTTTGACGACGGTCTCGTACTCGACTTCCTCGTCGTTGCGCATCTCTTCGAGCGCGTCGGCGATGTCGTCCGAGAAGCTTCCGTAGTGGTGTGCTTTGAACGTTGCGTCGGTGAGACGCCGCCCGTAGGTTTGCAGACACCAGATTTCGCCGTAGTATACGAGCTTCTGTAGCCGGTAGTTGTAGGCGAAATCTAAGTGGTTCAGGAACTCTTTGATGATTTCTTTTAGTTCCCGTGTGTCCGTTCGTTCGACGGACTCTGAATCGGGCATAGTGTTATCCTCGTACCATATCCACAACGGCCAACCCTTATTAATCTTATTAATGTTCAACACGTCGAACAAATCATAAGACGCGGAAAAACGTGTAAAAACACGTCTCGAACAACTCAAACAACACCTACCAAATCTATAGTTATGCCAACCCAACATCGAACAGATAGACAAAATCAGTAGCCACAGTCACCCAAGCAACGGAAGCAAAGGGTAGAGAACGGAAGCAGATTTTTTCGGGGGAGTACTGGTAGTGGTGGTTGGTGTTTTACAGGTCGTCTTGGGTGAAGATTAGCTTCGCGCTGTTCTGGTTGAGCCAGTTGGATTTTTCTTGATAGTTGGGGATTTGGTCGGCAACTTGTTGCCAGAAGGCTTCGCCGTGGTGTTGTTCGGTGAGATGTGCGAGTTCGTGAACGACGATGTAATCAACTACGTCAGGTGGTGCCATGATGAGTCGCCAGTTCAGACTGAGTGTGCCGCCTGTCGAACAACTTCCCCATCGGGTTCGTTGGTTACGGAGTTCAATGTCGGTTCTTCCATTCTCCTTGGTCATGTTTCAATCCCGGTGTGGGTTTTCTGGGTTCTGCGACATTACGGACATGGCGACAAGCGGCCCGCACGCCGAGTTTCAATCCCGGTGTGGGTTTTCTGGGTACTGCGACCTGTTTCACGTTCTGGAAGTCTGACTGGGCCAGTGTTTCAATCCCGGTGTGGGTTTTCTGGGTACTGCGACGCTCCGACTCCCCTCGCGGCCGACCAAAACGTGACCGTTTCAATCCCGGTGTGGGTTTTCTGGGTACTGCGACCACGGACATCTAAATTAGTTGTGAACAGGCCGGTAAGCGTTTCAATCCCGGTGTGGGTTTTCTGGGTACTGCGACAAACTTCAATGAACCCTGCAAGCTCCCTTTCAAGGTTTCAATCCCGGTGTGGGTTTTCTGGGTACTGCGACGAGTCCACAGGACGCTGTGGTCGTGGCGGACGTCGTTGTTTCAATCCCGGTGTGGGTTTTCTGGGTACTGCGACCGGGGGTGAAAATCCGGCGAACGACCCAATAAAGCTTGCTCTTGCGCTCGTTGAACCGGCGTCGTTCGTGGACCCCTGCTGTACAGAGACTTTAAAAAGGTCCACGAAGATAACCGAGAATTGTTCTGCGACCGCGCTCGCGCGT encodes the following:
- a CDS encoding DNA adenine methylase, with the translated sequence MGKMLPIRWYGGKYSHLDFILPQLPQTHQYIEPFGGSAAVLLNRDPSPVETYNDIDGDVVNFFKVLRENRDELLEKISLTPFSREELAEAVEKKQNDDLSELERARLFFVRAGQTRSGLAQEATPGRWAYCKSTSRRNMSGAVSRYHGRLEQLYDVADRLRRVQIENKDAVEVIERHEDEDALFYCDPPYPHEVRGDTNSYGHEMTDEDHRELAETLRNCEGKVAVSGYCCDLYEEIFEDYGWNRVDAESKTMHTTKDERQESLWLNYEPPNRNVEPGVDVDEIDNQQQTLVDATDE
- a CDS encoding restriction endonuclease, SacI family, with amino-acid sequence MSTLAESVDNSEAKELLNQEWNRVLNNDQNTYVEDGFVRQKIGEVLNASQLTYKYILTTNILAKAVNPRIHYRAMQAQWDHPGAYNARSLGHDVLVEWEKDHGERLGGSNEPFLNKPARYPNFSMENPHRSEKAHSRLYELLEQLQEKTESGEIEPVDILRQTLSEIEELESQTVDFVSPSDVPYQSLRNQVEKYIRKSGGGERLASITAGVMKAYYSHTDGEDWTIEAEHPNVPDEFSNAAGDVEIKRGGDVVRAIEVKDKHSERSDIQHAITKARENELGEYLYVVGSGWRNKTEKERAQEEIENAPIELILIYPDELLNLLKFITDAGRKQFVEAVGEYLNKMRASEENKQNWKELVTELGDS
- a CDS encoding PadR family transcriptional regulator; this encodes MEILRRLAEAPSYGYQLHKDVGVSTPTIYRHLNDLEDAGMVKSTPIEDDSRDKTEYHITDEGQQLLELLGD
- a CDS encoding winged helix-turn-helix domain-containing protein gives rise to the protein MTGNDDSILEYLHEHDVALPPTGLEINLEREGIDVSYSTILRRLKKLQQNGLVEKVRDKEGYYAISEKGRAYLAGELDATELEGEK
- a CDS encoding helix-turn-helix transcriptional regulator, which translates into the protein MTAEALPSLVDLHGFQRDVLFAVRALERGGDPPRGLRVKRRLEATYYEEVHHGRLYQNLDTLADQNLISKGAKDGRANEYATTDAARTILDAHVRARAEQAGVELANNEPDAFPSDETETETRSRGEQTELGDTPATEGEA
- a CDS encoding Panacea domain-containing protein; the encoded protein is MPDSESVERTDTRELKEIIKEFLNHLDFAYNYRLQKLVYYGEIWCLQTYGRRLTDATFKAHHYGSFSDDIADALEEMRNDEEVEYETVVKPDGPTYEYSHHEDGGELSPGKKEIIEHIHNETNTMSTEDLAKFSKQTWLYQNTDEAESMDFEYYRDEVVIPQSERERVAERDGCRAESDADLREALAK